GAACACGATTGAGGCTCGATCCCCAGTCAGCGTACAGATTGCTTCTGGAACCATTGTCGGCAGCTCTCTTGTAGGCATCGACACCTTCAATGGAATCCCTTTCGCTGACCCGCCGGTGGGCAACCTGAGGCTGGCTCCTCCCCAGAAGCTATCCAAACCCTTGGGCACTTTCAACACTCCTCTACTTGCTCCTGCTTGCCCTCAAATGTTCGTTTCGACAGGCTCgtcaaacatcatcatcaagctgctgggGAGCTTCCTGCAGTTTCCGTTCCTGCAGCCCATCACTGGACAGGAAGATTGTCTCAACATTTCGGTTCAGCGGCCCAAGGGGACCAAGGCTGGCGACAAGCTGCCCGTTCTCTTTTGGATCTTCGGCGGAGGATTCCAGCTCGGTGCTACCGTCACATACGATGGTTCCAGCCTTCTCGCCTCTGCTATTTCTCAAGGACAGCCCTTTATTTACGTGGCTGTCAACTACCGCGTTGCTGGGTTTGGGTTCATGCCTGGCGCCGAGATTCTCAAGAACGGCAGCGCCAACGTGGGACTCTTGGATCAGCGTATGGGTCTTCAGTGGGTGGCGGACAACATTGCGGCCTTTGGTGGTGATCCGGACAAGGTCACCATTTGGGGAGAGTCTGCTGGCGCCATGTCCGTCTTTGACCAGATGGTGTTGTATGGAGGTAATGCCACATACAACAACAAGCCTCTGTTCCGCGGTGCCATTATGAACTCTGGAACTGCTGCGCCTGCTGAGCGCATCGATTCTCCCAAGGCTCAAGCAGTGTATAACAACGTTGTCAGCAAGGCCGGCTGCAGCGGCTCCTCGGATACTTTGGCGTGTCTTCGCAAACTCCCGTACAACACGTTCCTCAACGCTGTTAACTCGGTACCAAGCATCTTCTCTTACAACTCTCTCGGACTATCTTACCTGCCTAGACCAGATGGTGTCGTTCTCCAGGATAGCCCTGACGCTTTGTTGGAGCAAGGAAAATACCACCCAGTGCCCATGATTGTGGGcgaccaagaagacgagggTACCTTGTTTTCCGTCTTCCAGAACAACGTGACCAGCACAAGCAGTCTCGTCGGCTGGCTGTCTGAAAAAATGTTTTCCAACGCCACAAAGAATCAGCTGACGGAACTGGTCAACACATACGACACGGCCATCTCCAGCGGCAGCCCCTTCCGCACGAGCATCTTCAACGATCTCTACCCAGGCTTCAAGCGCACGGCAGCGCTCCTCGGCGATCTCACCTTTACTCTCACCAGGCGAATGGAGCTCACCGTCGCTTCTCAGGTCAACCCCAACGTGCCCAGCTGGTCGTATCTCTCGTCATACGACTACGGTACTCCATTTTTGGGAACTTTCCACGCTTCGGACATTATTCAGATCTTTTACGGGATATTGCCTAATAATGCTATGAGGAGCACGCGAACGTATATTTACAACTTTTTGTATAATCTTGATCCGAATGTTGGTGTGAAGGGATATGCCAACTGGCCCAAGTGGGCGGATAACCATCAGCTGATGTGGTTTGAGACTTCGAATTCGCAGAGTTTGTTGGCTGATGATTTCAGAGACGATAGTTATCAGTGGATCGTCAAGAATAAGGATGTCCTGCGAGTGTAAACGGAAAAATATGGTGATGGATAGGTTTGGGAGTTTGGTATTCATTTGTAGATATTGGCGGTTAAATGACTCAACGGCCGAAAAAAATGACATTTTTTATGTTTGTTGGACGTaatctctgcatcttcgtGTTTGAATGATCTTGAGTATTTCTGGTATCGCTGCTTTCGGAGTTTGTTAACTAATGCTTCAAGTTGACCTAGTATTCGTAGCCCCAGTCACCATTGTAACCCAAGGGAGCTATCGTCGAGATCTAATAGCTCCCACTTACTTAATGATGAATAAGATCTAGAGGTCAATAATAATAGCGACAAATAATAGAGATACTTCATCCCACAATGATCATTACTCGTTGTATATGTACATAAAGTAGCCATCAAGATGTTGAATAGTTAAGTTAGAGTTCCTACTGGTAATGATATTCATATAACTTTCTCGGGAAAGTGCCACTTTGGTTGCTTTATATTCATTCAGAGACTTGACAGTGAATCCGGCTTATGCAGACATCATGTATTTAACTCCCTCGTGTcttccatcgtcttcatctaTTTCCAAATATTCCGATTAATGCCGCTCGTGACTTTTCATCAATCAGCAACTAGATAATACTGCGCATAAAACTCAGCAGACCactcctctttttctccttcttcttcttcttcttcttctgcttcttccccaTCTCATCACTTCTTCCCTGGCTTTCTTGCGGCTTTGCCTCCggcctcctcttctcccgtTGTAGCTGGTCTTCCCTTTCTTGGTGTCCTGGATACCTTTGTTGACCATAGCTCGAGGCCTTAACCGATGCGCTTCCCGCCTCTCTTTCTGAGGCTGAGCTGCTACCAGCGGGAATAGATCGTGTAGCTAACTTTGGTGGTAGTGGACCGCCATTGGCTCTCGCACGGGACTTTGGGTTTATTTTCGCCATCGCTGACGCAGGAGGGGGTAAGGGTACTCTCTCTACATACTCGGATCCGTATGTGGACCGACCGATTCTTCCAGATCCGGACATTTGAAGAGACCCCGCGGATGTCAGAGATATTAATTAACAAGTATTACAAAGAtgtgtctttttttaacAAAGAGTTGGAAAGACATAATGGTTCTAGGGGAATGGCTCCTATTTAAGCCTCTTAAGCGGTCGTGTCCTATTAATGTTAATTTGCCTCTGTCTCACTTTTATCAATTAGGCTTCAGTTCAGTTGGAGCTGCGCCCTCTCCCATAGGGAGCCTTGCCTATTTCCAGTGTCACTTTGCCGTATTATTGTAAACCAATCATAGGCACAAAAGGTGACATCGGGCTTTATCGCGGAGATTAATAGTAGGTGACGTGGTTACAATTATGGGCTTTTATTTGTTGGAGTATTGGCTGCATAGGCAACCAGCTATACACGTCATGAAAGAGGGGTGCGTTCAATTGCAGcattatatacatgtatgtttgcttcgcaaagaagaagcatcaagaCAGCGGTAGACAGACGGTAATTCTCCCTTTACCACTATATTTTCCACTCTCCCCTTCACTATCTCCCATTTTTATATTTGATGGACGACGAATTTCGTTATTATCCTCTCTAAGTTATTCAAGCGCTTATAGTATCGCGACCCAAGTCCTAGTTATTGTTCTATTCTCCAAGCGAAGAACCGTACTTTCTGAGCTGTCCTGTTTACCTATGTTGAAGTGTTTCTCTTACTCGTCATATTGGCTTTAGGGGGCCGGCCTCGTGGTCGTCCTTGTTTAGGTGGCTTTTTAGCTTTGGTGACTTTATAGGTAGTTTTAGGAGGTCGATCTCGCGCCGGAGTTGTGTCAGTTTCTTCTGCAGTTTCTTCTGCAGTTTCTTTTGCAGTTTCCTTTACAGTTTCCTTTGCGGCttcttttgcagcttcttttgCAGCTTCGGAAGCTCGCGCAGCTTCACGAAGACTTCGATTGCGTCGCCGTGTTTCATTTGACATGTCCCGTCTGATAAACTCCGTAGCTGATTTAAGGCGCCACCATGCAGGCGTGGTAGAGTTGAGGTAAGCCAGTTCTTCGTCAATTAAAACGAAGTCTTTCATGTCCAAATCTGCATGAGGGTCAAGCGAGGTATTACCGCCGTCGAGGGGGTTAGAGTCAACTTTGGCCGAGTCCCCATCGGGTATATCCATGTCTGCCGTCGTAGCATTGGTTGTACGTATAGCCTCTTTGACAGGTTCTTTCGTCTTCTGGTG
The sequence above is drawn from the Trichoderma breve strain T069 chromosome 5, whole genome shotgun sequence genome and encodes:
- a CDS encoding carboxylesterase family domain-containing protein, encoding MKLSRALPALLGFSSLAVAAPTPEKVENTIEARSPVSVQIASGTIVGSSLVGIDTFNGIPFADPPVGNLRLAPPQKLSKPLGTFNTPLLAPACPQMFVSTGSSNIIIKLLGSFLQFPFLQPITGQEDCLNISVQRPKGTKAGDKLPVLFWIFGGGFQLGATVTYDGSSLLASAISQGQPFIYVAVNYRVAGFGFMPGAEILKNGSANVGLLDQRMGLQWVADNIAAFGGDPDKVTIWGESAGAMSVFDQMVLYGGNATYNNKPLFRGAIMNSGTAAPAERIDSPKAQAVYNNVVSKAGCSGSSDTLACLRKLPYNTFLNAVNSVPSIFSYNSLGLSYLPRPDGVVLQDSPDALLEQGKYHPVPMIVGDQEDEGTLFSVFQNNVTSTSSLVGWLSEKMFSNATKNQLTELVNTYDTAISSGSPFRTSIFNDLYPGFKRTAALLGDLTFTLTRRMELTVASQVNPNVPSWSYLSSYDYGTPFLGTFHASDIIQIFYGILPNNAMRSTRTYIYNFLYNLDPNVGVKGYANWPKWADNHQLMWFETSNSQSLLADDFRDDSYQWIVKNKDVLRV